A window from Xiphophorus maculatus strain JP 163 A chromosome 17, X_maculatus-5.0-male, whole genome shotgun sequence encodes these proteins:
- the LOC102234005 gene encoding pro-MCH 2-like produces MMSIFSFLLALMLFSEMNSHLVTVAIPSTTVEDGATEQEGLDSFLGDDDMTEHAMVPLMYRRSLTYDGTSKIIVIPDMNLEGQRIRGLNRRHPLVEERSLDRTPDEFTLKLNKREKDLDILRCMIGRVYRPCWV; encoded by the exons ATGATGTCCATCTTCTCCTTCCTGCTTGCTTTAATGCTTTTCTCTGAGATGAACAGCCACTTGGTCACAGTAGCTATTCCTTCAACTACAGTAGAAGATGGCGCTACAGAACAAGAAGGTTTGGACTCATTTCTGGGTGATGACGACATGACTGAACACGCTATGGTTCCTCTGATGTACAGACGGAGCCTCACATATGACGGGACATCCAAAATCATCGTCATACCG gACATGAACCTGGAGGGGCAACGTATTCGTGGGCTGAACCGGCGTCATCCTCTGGTGGAAGAACGAAGTTTGGACCGCACACCTGATGAGTTCACTTTGAAACTAAACAAACGAGAAAAAGACCTTGACA TACTACGATGTATGATTGGAAGAGTTTACCGACCCTGTTGGGTTTGA